The window GGGATTGTCAGTCTCATACCCATGCAGGGTCAAGGTCGTGGCCACGGCCAACGACCGCGAGCAGCCTCTGAACTCGGCCGTGAACGACCTGTTCGACATGTGCGTCGTCCTGGCGAGGGAACCTGACCAGGAGAAGCGTGTCGCCGTGATGAGGAACGTCATGGGCGAGTCGCAGGACGAACTGGGGCAGGATCAGGATCTCGTCGACAGGATCAACGTCGGCAAGGCAAACATCAAGAATGTTGGTATCTCAGACGACATGCTGAGCGTCATAGTGAAGGTGTGCGACGAATACGGCACGCAGGGCCTTCGCGGAGAGCTCTCGGCGGCCAGCGTCGCTCGGGCCTCGGCCGCCTTGGACGGCCGCCGCGAAGTGGAGAGCCAGGATGTGGAGTTCGCACTCAAGGTCTGCGTCCCGCACCGCCGCACCAGGGCCAAGAAGAAGGAAAAGGAGGAGAAGGAGGACAGGGTCCTGTTCTATCCCAACAACATCCTGAAGAAATACCTCACCAGGGAGAAACCCAAACCCAAGGAGAAGAAGGTCCAGGATATGACCGAGGAGGAGCTCTCCGAGGAGAACGTCAGTTCCGCTGCTGACAGCGGTTCCTCCGAAAAGGATCCGGACGACGACGTGGTCTTCAACATGGCCAGCCTCTTCGATTCGATAGACCTGCTGGAGGACAGCCGTAAGAAGAGGGGCATGGACACCCACCTGCTCCGCCGTTACATGAAGGACACGGGAAGGGACGGAAGATACGTGTCGTCACGTCACGCCGAGAACACCACCGACGATCTGGCCATCGATGCCACCATCCGCTATGCCGCACCCTACCAGAAGAAGAGAAGGGAGAGCACCGGGAGGGATGGGGTCATAATCATGCCGTCGGACCTCAGGCAGAAGGTCAGGGAGAGGCACACCTCATGCATGTTCTTCTTCATGATCGATAACAGTGGTTCGCTGATAATCAGGGCCAGGATGAGAGCCGTCAAGGCGGCAATCATGTCGATGCTGACCGACCATTACATCCGCAGGGACAGCGTCGCGATAATGACATTCAACCAGGACTACATCAGGATGCTGCTTTCTCCCACCCGTTCGGTGGGCGGGGTCCAGAAGGTCATCGAGGACATCCCTGCCGGTTCCAAGACACCGCTCTCGGGTGCGTTGGTTTACATGCACGAGTATGTGGGCCAGTATCTGAGGAAGCATCCTGCCGATGTGGCCTTCGTCGTGCTTATGACGGATGCCGACGCGAACATCTCCATCGATCCGGACAAGGATCCGTTCGAGGAGGCCCTGGAGATCGCCTCCCGCATCCGCATGGACCGCCTGGAATGCGCCATGGTCGACATCAAGGTCTCCAACCAGGTCAACGATAAGGCAAGGAAGCTGGCCTATGCTCTTCAGGCACCGTATTACAAGATAGAGGATCTGAAATCCTCGGAAGAGATCCTCAACAGATGATGATCCGGCATCCGCCGAGCATCGTCTATTATATCGTTCAAAGCCATAGCCACGCTTATGGCAGACCCTTCTAGCCTCAAGAACCGCGGGAAGACCAAGGCCGACGCCGAAGAGCGTCGCAAGGCAGCCGAGGAATACACCGGTACCGAACTGAGGTCCATCTCGAACTACGGATTCGAGCCAGAGCTCGCATCGAAGAACATCGAGAATATGATCGGTACCGTCCAGATCCCGCTTGGATACGCCGGGCCCATGCGGATCAACGGCGAGTACGCGGAAGGGGATTTCCTTGTCCCCCTGGCCACCACCGAGGGGGCACTTGTGGCATCGATATCGAGAGGCATGTCCGTGATCAACGCGGCAGGAGGTGCCGACACGATGGTGTTCATGGACGCCATGACGAGGGCACCGGTCCTGCAGGTGGACGGGATCAACCACTCCAAGGAGGTCATGCTGTGGATAGAATCCAATCTTGATGCCATAGACGAGGCCGTTGCCGGAACTACATCCCACGGGAAGCTGAAGGACATCGAGTTCTTCCCCGACGGGAGGAACCTATACCTCAGGCTCTCTTTCGAGACCGGTGACGCGATGGGTATGAACATGGCCACCATCGCTTCGGAGGCAGTATGCAGGCTCATCGAGAAGAACACCGGTGCCAAGATGGTCTCCGTCTCCGGCAACATGTGCTCCGACAAGAAGCCCGCCGCGATCAACATGATCTCGGGGAGGGGCAAGACGGTGATCGCCGAAGCCACCATCCCCAAGGAGATAGTCGAGGAGAAGCTGCACACAACAGCCGAGGCAATCGCCGATACGAACTACAGGAAGAACCTCGTCGGAAGCAGCATGTCTGGCACTTTAGGTGCTAACGCACACGCGGCCAACATGGTCGCCGCCCTGTACATCGCCACGGGACAGGATCCCGCACAGGTCGTAGGAGGAAGCATGACCCTCACCACATGCGAATGCATCGACGGGGACCTGTACATCTGCGTACGTATGCCTGCGGTCGAGGTCGGTACGGTGGGAGGAGGCACATCGCTCCCCTGCCAGAGAGAGGCGCTCTCGATGATCGGCTGCGTGGGCGACGGCAAGGCCAGGAAACTGGCCGAGATCGTTGCGGCCACCGTCCTTGCCGGGGAACTGTCCACATTGGCCGCCCAGGCCGCAGGACAGCTAGGACAGGCGCACAAGGCCCTCGGAAGATGAGGGCCAGCGTCGCGCTTCCCTTAATTATTATTTATAGGCAGAGATATCGAGGTCTCATGCCTGTCATAAACTTCAAGTACAGCGATCTGTGCTCCATCATCGGCCAGGAGATCCCCATGGAGACCCTGACCGCAAGGATCCCGATGATCGGTGCCGACATCGAGCATGCCGAGGCCGGCTGCGACGACATGTCGGTAGAATTCTTCCCGGACCGCCCGGACCTGTACAGCGTCGAGGGTACCGCCAGAGGGCTGAAGGCCTTCCTCGGGCTCGAGACCGGAATGAAGACCTATCCCGTCAAGGAATCGGGGATGGATGTTTTCATCGATGAATCCGTCAGCAGCGTCAGACCCTACTTCCTCTGCGGGATAGTAAAGGGCGTGGACATAGACGATGCCACCCTGAAGTCCATCATGGAGATGCAGGAGAAACTGCACACCACCATCGGAAGGAAGAGGAAGAAGCTGGCGATAGGCATACACGACCTGGACAAGGTCAAGGCACCGTTCACATACAAGGCCGTGGACCCGCACTCGATAAGGTTCGTGCCCCTCGCCAAGACCGAGGAGATGGATCTCGAGGAGATCCTGACCAAGCACGAGAAGGGCAGGGACTACGCCCATCTGGTCAGGGACTACGAGAAGTACCCGATCATCCTGGACAAGGACGGGAATGTCCTTTCGTTCCCGCCGATCATCAACGGTTCACTCACCACGGTCACCACCGAGACCCGCAACCTCTTCGTCGATGTGACAGGATTCGACAGGAAAGCGGTCAAGGGTGCCCTGGACATCATCTGCTCGGCACTGGCCGAGCGTGGCGGATCTATCGAATCCGTCACCATGCATTCGGGCAAGGACGTGTTCCAGTCCCCCGACCTCACACCGGCCGAATACAGCATCTCCGCAGAGGAGTGCAACAGGCAGCTCGGTACTAGTCTCTCATCCGAGGACATGGTCAAGGCCCTCCAGAGGATGGGGATGGATGCTTCCGCGGACGGGGACAAGGTCAACGTCACCGTTCCCCCGTACAGGCTGGATATCATGCACAAGGTCGACATCTTCGAGGATGTGGCCATCGGTTACGGTTTCGAGAACTTCGGAGGAAAATACTCTGTCACGCAGACCCATGGCGGTCTGGAACCGGTCAACTCGTTCTCCGAGAACCTCAGGGACGTCATGGTCGGTCTCGGCTTCATGGAGGTCATGACCCTCACGCTCATCAACGACAGGGACGAGTTCCAGATCTCCAGGCTTCCCAGGATCGACAACGTCAGGGTCCTGAACCCCGCCACGGAGGACGTCACATGCCTGAGGTCCTATCTCACGCCCAGCCTCGTCAATATCCTGAGACACAACAAACACCGCGACCTCCCCCAGAGGATCTTCGAGATCGGGAACGTCGTGGTCGACAATCTCACGCGCATACACCTGTGCGCCATGTACACTGCATCGAGGGTCTCCTTCACCGAGATCAAGTCCGTGACGGAGTCGGCGCTCAGGGAGATGGGCTGCGAGTACGAACTCAGGCCAACGGACATCGGGACCTTCGTCAACGGAAGGGGAGCCGAGGTCCTCTACAAGGGCAAGCCCATCGGGATGTTCGGCGAGATAGCCATCGAGGTCGTCACCGGATACGAGATCACACACCCGGTCGCATTCCTGGAGCTTGACCTCGAACCGATCATCGAGGACCACAGGAGCACAATGTTCTGAGGGATACCATGGAGACAGGAGACAGATTCCCGGATTTCGTCCTCCAGGACGACAACGGCCAGACTTTCGACAGCAAGACTCTGAAGGGCAAGAGGTACGTCATCTACTTCTATCCCAAGGAC of the methanogenic archaeon mixed culture ISO4-G1 genome contains:
- a CDS encoding cobaltochelatase subunit, whose amino-acid sequence is MEDSLRALECLMCNPDLHGLLIKGPAGSGKSALIHSFSSAYTGKKALVIPQNITDEQLFGTIDLEEVLATGNMSFEPGLLGKEDGILLVDDVNLLPRNMSLALMDSVHRGRVHIEREGLSVSYPCRVKVVATANDREQPLNSAVNDLFDMCVVLAREPDQEKRVAVMRNVMGESQDELGQDQDLVDRINVGKANIKNVGISDDMLSVIVKVCDEYGTQGLRGELSAASVARASAALDGRREVESQDVEFALKVCVPHRRTRAKKKEKEEKEDRVLFYPNNILKKYLTREKPKPKEKKVQDMTEEELSEENVSSAADSGSSEKDPDDDVVFNMASLFDSIDLLEDSRKKRGMDTHLLRRYMKDTGRDGRYVSSRHAENTTDDLAIDATIRYAAPYQKKRRESTGRDGVIIMPSDLRQKVRERHTSCMFFFMIDNSGSLIIRARMRAVKAAIMSMLTDHYIRRDSVAIMTFNQDYIRMLLSPTRSVGGVQKVIEDIPAGSKTPLSGALVYMHEYVGQYLRKHPADVAFVVLMTDADANISIDPDKDPFEEALEIASRIRMDRLECAMVDIKVSNQVNDKARKLAYALQAPYYKIEDLKSSEEILNR
- a CDS encoding hydroxymethylglutaryl-CoA reductase HmgA produces the protein MADPSSLKNRGKTKADAEERRKAAEEYTGTELRSISNYGFEPELASKNIENMIGTVQIPLGYAGPMRINGEYAEGDFLVPLATTEGALVASISRGMSVINAAGGADTMVFMDAMTRAPVLQVDGINHSKEVMLWIESNLDAIDEAVAGTTSHGKLKDIEFFPDGRNLYLRLSFETGDAMGMNMATIASEAVCRLIEKNTGAKMVSVSGNMCSDKKPAAINMISGRGKTVIAEATIPKEIVEEKLHTTAEAIADTNYRKNLVGSSMSGTLGANAHAANMVAALYIATGQDPAQVVGGSMTLTTCECIDGDLYICVRMPAVEVGTVGGGTSLPCQREALSMIGCVGDGKARKLAEIVAATVLAGELSTLAAQAAGQLGQAHKALGR
- a CDS encoding phenylalanyl-tRNA synthetase beta subunit PheT, whose protein sequence is MRASVALPLIIIYRQRYRGLMPVINFKYSDLCSIIGQEIPMETLTARIPMIGADIEHAEAGCDDMSVEFFPDRPDLYSVEGTARGLKAFLGLETGMKTYPVKESGMDVFIDESVSSVRPYFLCGIVKGVDIDDATLKSIMEMQEKLHTTIGRKRKKLAIGIHDLDKVKAPFTYKAVDPHSIRFVPLAKTEEMDLEEILTKHEKGRDYAHLVRDYEKYPIILDKDGNVLSFPPIINGSLTTVTTETRNLFVDVTGFDRKAVKGALDIICSALAERGGSIESVTMHSGKDVFQSPDLTPAEYSISAEECNRQLGTSLSSEDMVKALQRMGMDASADGDKVNVTVPPYRLDIMHKVDIFEDVAIGYGFENFGGKYSVTQTHGGLEPVNSFSENLRDVMVGLGFMEVMTLTLINDRDEFQISRLPRIDNVRVLNPATEDVTCLRSYLTPSLVNILRHNKHRDLPQRIFEIGNVVVDNLTRIHLCAMYTASRVSFTEIKSVTESALREMGCEYELRPTDIGTFVNGRGAEVLYKGKPIGMFGEIAIEVVTGYEITHPVAFLELDLEPIIEDHRSTMF